The following nucleotide sequence is from Desulfovibrio sp. X2.
CTGCGAAGGGTTGACGAACAGGGAGACGACCAGCCTGTCGCTTTTTGCGCGGGCCTCGTCCATGAGGCTCGCGTGCCCCTTGTGGAGATAGCCCATGGTCGGCACGAGGCCGACGCGGATGCCTTCGGCCCGCCACTGCCAGCAGATCTCCTGCAGCCTGGACGGGTCCTTGATGATTTCCATATATGCTTCGCCTCCTGCGGTCAGCCACTGCATAGTGAATGGACCGGGCAGTGTAAAGCGCGCGCGGGCAATGGTGCGGACGATACTGTGCCGATGCGGTGACGATGTTGCGGCGGATGCGGCGAGGGGCGTTCCCGCGCCTCAGCATTTCCGCGCCCCGTCCTCCCCGCCGTCCGCATCTTCGGTCGTATCTTCGGCGGCATGCTCGGCCGCATGCCTGTCCTTGCGCCTGTCGCGGCCCAGGCCGTCCTCGCCGTAGTCCACCCGCTCGAGCGTCAGCCCCGTGGGCGGGGCCGTCTCGGGCGCGCAGGTGCGGTCGCGCGCCTCGAGTATCCCCCGGACGTCCGCGAGGGAGAGCCTGCCCTTGGCCGCGAGCACGAGGCAGCCGGTGAGGTTGCGCACCATCTGCTTGAGGAAGCCGTCCGCCGTGAAGCGCAGGACGATCTCGCCGGGAAGCCCGGGCAGGAGCGGCGGGCACTCGCTGACCTCGATGCGCGAGAGGCGGCGCACGGTGCAGGCCACGGGCGTGCCCCGGTTCATGAAGCTCGCGAAGTCGTGGCGGCCTTCGAGCAGGGCGGCCGCCTCGCGCAGCCGGGCGACGTCGAGCGGCCCGCACTTCCAGACGAAGGGCAGGCGCTGCGGCAGGCAGAAGGAGCGCTCGGGCCAGAGCGCGTAGGTGTAGCTCTTGCCCAGGGCGCAGAACTGGGCGTCGAAGGAGTCGGGCACCACGCGCGCGTCGAGCACGTTCACGGTCCGGGGCAGCTGGGAGTTGAGGGCCAGGCGCCAGTCCACGTGGAGCCTGCTCCCGGGCACGTCGGCGTGGGCGGTCTGCCCCAGGGCGTGCACCCCGGCGTCGGTGCGGCCCGCGCCCTTGCAGCGTATCCGCTCGTCGCACACGCGGGAGAGCGCGGCCTCGAGCGCGTCCTGCACGGTATGCCCGCCGGGCTGGCTCTGCCAGCCCATGAATGCGGTGCCCACGTAGGCCAGGGTCAGTTTGAGACGCGGCATGGGCGAAGCCATAAACGAAACGGGGCCGGGGGAAAACCCCCGGCCCCGCCGGGCGGCTCAGTTGCTGAAGGGCATCTGCATCTTGGTCAGGGCCTCGGAGAGCTTGGCGGCCTGGTCGGGCGGCACGTAGTTCAGTATCTCGCCCGCCTGGCGGCCGCGCATGCCCGCCAGTATCTTGACGGCGGTCTTCTCGTCGAGCTTGCCCAGGGCCTGGGCCGCGTTCTGGGCCTTCATGTTGGAGTAGACGTCCACGAGGTGGTGGAACTTCTCGTCCTTCACCGCCTTGGCCTCCTCCAGCATGCTCTTGATCCGGCTCTCGATCTGGGAAAGCTTCTCGAGCTTGGCGTTGACGTCCTGCTCCATGATGCGCAGGGACTGCTCGCGGCGGTTCAGCTCCTCCTGCTTCTTCATGAGCACGTCCCAGTCCGGGGGCGTCTGGGCCTTGTCGGCCGCCTTGGCGCCCTGGGCCGGGGCGGCCTGGGGCTGCGCCGCGGGCTGGGCCGGGGCCGCCTGCTGCGCGGCCGGGGGCGTCTGGGCCTGGGCCGGGGAGGCGGCCTGGGCCTCCTTCACGCCGGCCACGCCCGCGCCGAGCTCCGGAATGGGCAGGGGAAAGAGGTTGACCCCCGTGAGCATGGCCCCGATGACCACGAGCTTGATCACGGCCAGGGCGAGAAGGCCCTTGAGGAGCCTAGATATTCTGGTGCCCGAAGAGGATCGTGCTGACCTCGTCGTAGCTTTTCTGCTCGAGGGCCTGGGCTTCCTTGGCATGTCGCACCGCCTGCTGTTCCTTGAGTTTGTCCAGGAGCTTGCGTTCCTTGGCCCGGGTGACCAGCTCGGCCCGGGCCCGCTCCACTTCGCTCTCGAAATTCCTGATTCGGCCCTGCACGCGCTCCATGTCAAGCTTCAGACGCTCGCGGAAGCGGCGCCAGAGCCAGAGGTCCGCGGCGGAGAGGGACTTCACGGCCGCAAAGGCCTTCTCCTTCTCCTCGCGCTCGCGCAGCAGGGAGTCGAGCGCCCGCCGCTCGGCGTCCAGGCGTTCCTTGGCCTTGGCCAGGGCCATCTTGGCCTGGTCCTCGGCCTGGCGCCTGAATTCCAGCACCTTTTCGAGCTTGAAGCGGAAGGGTTTGCTCATCGTCTCCGACTCTCGTCTGGCCCGTGAAATAGCAACAAGCGTGCCGCCCCGGACGCTTCGTCCGCATTGATTCCCATGGCGGTCCGGGTATATGTTTTCTCCAACACCATGTCCCCGCACAAGACGCCCGCCCTGAACGCCGACCATGCGGCCGATGCCCTGGCCCTGCTCAGACGGTCCCTCGGCGCCCCGACCCCGGCGGCGCTCGCGGCCCTCGACAGGCTCGAGGCGGCGCTCGCTCGGCCGCACCTCCCTCCCCCCGTCCCCCTCCATCGGGACGGGCCGTCCGCTCCCCGCGAGGAAGCGACGCATTTCAGGCTCCTGGCCGAGAACAGCGAGGACGTCCTGATCATCTTCGATCCCGAGATGCGCATCACCTACTGCAACCAGGCGGTGCAGAAGTCCCTCGGCTTCACGACCGAGGAGATGTGCGCCATGCGCCTGGAGGACTTCATGACCCCGCAGGCCCAGGTGGTGACCCGCAGCGCCTTCGACAGGCGCATGGCGCTCGAGGCCTCGGGCATGCCGTTGCGCGGGGCGCAGCGCGACGAGATGCTCCTGCGCCGCAAGGACGGACGCGAGATCTGGTTCGAGTGCGTGACGAGCCCCCTGCGCGACGGCGAGGACAGCCTGACGGGCGTGCTGATCGTGGCCCGCAACATCTCCATGCGCAAGGCCGCGGAAAACGCCCTCAAGCGCTCCGAGGCGCGGCTGCGCATGGCGCTCGAGGCCACCTCGGACGGCGTCTGGGACATGCTCTTCTCCATCCGGGAGGACGGCTTCGAGGTGCTCAGGGCCTTCCACAGCGAGAACATCCCGCGCAACCTGGGCTACCTGCCCGAGGAATTCAACGCCCCCACGGCCCACCTGCACCTCATCCATCCCGACGACCTGCCCCGCGTGGGGGCCGCGCTCGGCGCCCACCTGCTCGGCCGCAGCGAGCGCTTCATGGCCGAGTTCCGCATGCGCCGCAAGGACGGCATCTGGGTCTGGATCCTGTCGCGGGGCCGGGTCGTGGAGCGCAACCCCGAGGAGGGCACGGCCAGGATCGTGGGCACGCACACCGACGTGCAGGGCAGGAAGCTGGCCGAGGCCGCGCTGCGCCGCGAGGAGGAGAAATACCGCCTGCTCGTGGAGAACCAGACCGACCTCGTGGTCAAGCTCGATCCCGTGGGCCGCTTCCTCTACGTCAGCCCCTCGTTCTGCCGCATGTTCGGCAAGGGGGAGCAGGAGCTGCTCTCCGAAAACTTCTTCGCCCTGATCCACGCCGAGGACCGCCCGGCCGCGCAGAAGGCCGTGGA
It contains:
- the truA gene encoding tRNA pseudouridine(38-40) synthase TruA, whose amino-acid sequence is MPRLKLTLAYVGTAFMGWQSQPGGHTVQDALEAALSRVCDERIRCKGAGRTDAGVHALGQTAHADVPGSRLHVDWRLALNSQLPRTVNVLDARVVPDSFDAQFCALGKSYTYALWPERSFCLPQRLPFVWKCGPLDVARLREAAALLEGRHDFASFMNRGTPVACTVRRLSRIEVSECPPLLPGLPGEIVLRFTADGFLKQMVRNLTGCLVLAAKGRLSLADVRGILEARDRTCAPETAPPTGLTLERVDYGEDGLGRDRRKDRHAAEHAAEDTTEDADGGEDGARKC
- a CDS encoding MotE family protein, which encodes MIKLVVIGAMLTGVNLFPLPIPELGAGVAGVKEAQAASPAQAQTPPAAQQAAPAQPAAQPQAAPAQGAKAADKAQTPPDWDVLMKKQEELNRREQSLRIMEQDVNAKLEKLSQIESRIKSMLEEAKAVKDEKFHHLVDVYSNMKAQNAAQALGKLDEKTAVKILAGMRGRQAGEILNYVPPDQAAKLSEALTKMQMPFSN
- the fliJ gene encoding flagellar export protein FliJ; its protein translation is MSKPFRFKLEKVLEFRRQAEDQAKMALAKAKERLDAERRALDSLLREREEKEKAFAAVKSLSAADLWLWRRFRERLKLDMERVQGRIRNFESEVERARAELVTRAKERKLLDKLKEQQAVRHAKEAQALEQKSYDEVSTILFGHQNI